TGGTATCAAAATACCAAAATAAAGACTGGCAGAGCTTTGTTGTGACAAAAAAATTCCTAGACCAAAACAACCTATCTCTTGAATATTCCACAGATGTAAATGGCGTTCAATGCTATTACACCGGAATCTCCATAGTAAATCCAAGAGGATCAAAGAGGGAAACCTGTACTATATTTGATGATAAAAGAATTGCAGTTAATCTGAACACAAAGTCAGATTACGACTTATTCCAGAATTCCTAGTATAGTTCCGTGAATCTTTGCAACAGAGCCAGTTGGTTCTGCAATTACGTTGCCGCAAGACTTGCATGTAACGATTGAAGTGACATGTGAGTACAAAATGTTCTCCGCACTACACTCCTTACACTGGACCTTTTGGAATTTGCTCTTTGGCTTTGGAACCAAAATGTGTGCTCGCTTTGTCATGCAGTCAACTCCAATTTGCGTAGTCTAATCCCATGTTTCATTGTTTTCTTTTTACAAATAGGGCATGTAAAAATCAATGTTTGTTTTTTTGTAGTTTTAGCAGGTTTTGCAAGTTTTGGGAATTT
This portion of the Nitrososphaerota archaeon genome encodes:
- a CDS encoding 30S ribosomal protein S27e codes for the protein MTKRAHILVPKPKSKFQKVQCKECSAENILYSHVTSIVTCKSCGNVIAEPTGSVAKIHGTILGILE